In Verrucomicrobiia bacterium, a single genomic region encodes these proteins:
- the tmk gene encoding dTMP kinase has translation MSNKIPRFIAFEGIDGSGQTTQATLLANRLQKEGHKVLLTKEPTNNLIGGLIRGALTHEWKPSNTVMQLLYAADRGHHLEREMLPALEKGFIVISDRYFFSSIAFGSLNCEMDWLKELNTQFPEPELVFYVDTPTDTALDRIAKNRFGFELFEEKEKLNKVKKAYALLAKEYPQTHILTGTESIEDIHEQIYAVVAKSLGPKN, from the coding sequence ATGAGTAACAAGATCCCCCGCTTTATTGCTTTTGAAGGTATTGATGGTTCTGGCCAGACAACTCAGGCCACCCTGCTCGCAAACCGTTTGCAAAAAGAAGGCCATAAAGTCCTTCTCACCAAGGAGCCGACGAATAATTTGATTGGTGGCCTTATCCGTGGAGCGCTGACCCACGAGTGGAAGCCATCCAATACGGTTATGCAGCTTCTCTATGCGGCGGACCGCGGCCACCACTTAGAGCGGGAAATGCTTCCCGCCTTGGAGAAGGGTTTTATTGTCATATCTGATCGCTACTTTTTCTCTTCGATTGCCTTTGGTTCACTGAACTGTGAAATGGACTGGCTTAAGGAGTTGAATACCCAGTTCCCCGAGCCGGAGCTGGTCTTTTATGTAGATACCCCAACGGATACTGCCTTGGACCGCATCGCCAAGAACCGGTTTGGTTTTGAGTTGTTTGAGGAGAAAGAAAAACTGAACAAAGTAAAAAAGGCGTATGCGCTACTCGCCAAGGAGTACCCGCAAACGCACATTCTTACCGGGACGGAGAGTATTGAGGATATCCACGAGCAAATCTATGCCGTGGTAGCCAAGTCACTTGGCCCAAAGAACTGA